One genomic window of Onychostoma macrolepis isolate SWU-2019 chromosome 25, ASM1243209v1, whole genome shotgun sequence includes the following:
- the LOC131534323 gene encoding uncharacterized protein LOC131534323 isoform X1 codes for MSSLKTVILKFILVSVFLVPPCCDYEAADSEPAASTVPHLESRIFRPLVFRDSASYQIGSEKHMDKHVNNRNMDITIQTGKSLPELQKCNKCCSDFHCPFCAPIYFKPTKLSKVQKHVKGHFNRAVQHEGNISKHHFFFGFLKHHKTVCDSAIVCCCIPGYTIHRCGRPCRTQQHYHCLYCESTILRKPDFITHLGSCKYKHAKRASATDACNGTPTAEVEEFDRVIAKRMRKEATFAYQKQDDSD; via the exons atgtcctcattaaagactgttattttgaagtttatcctcgtctccgtgttcctcgttcctccctgctgtgatTATGAAGCTGCAGACTCAGAGCCTGCTGCATCCACAGTCCCGCACCTAGAGTCCCGCATTTTCAGACCCCTCGTTTTTCGAGACAGCGCCTCCTATCAAATTGGATCGGAAAAACACATGGATAAACACGTGAATAACCGAAAC atggATATAACAATTCAAACGGGGAAATCACTTCCAgaattacagaaatgtaataaatgctGCAGTGATTTTCACTGCCCGTTCTGTGCCCCGATATATTTCAAACCGACAAAGTTGTCCAAAGTTCAGAAACATGTTAAAGGACACTTCAACAGAGCAGTGCAACATGAAGGTAACATTAGcaaacatcattttttttttggctttttgaAACATCATAAGACTGTGTGTGACAGTGCAATTGTATGCTGTTGTATTCCAGGGTACACCATACATCGATGCGGTCGCCCCTGCCGAACCCAGCAACATTACCATTGCTTGTACTGCGAGTCCACAATTTTAAGGAAGCCAGATTTTATCACACATTTAGGATCCTGCAAATACAAGCATGCTAAGAGAGCAAGTGCCACTGATGCCTGTAACGGCACACCCACTGCTGAAGTTGAGGAATTTGACCGGGTGATTGCAAAAAGAATGAGAAAAGAAGCAACATTTGCCTACCagaaa CAAGATGACAGTGATTAA
- the LOC131534323 gene encoding uncharacterized protein LOC131534323 isoform X2 — translation MSSLKTVILKFILVSVFLVPPCCDYEAADSEPAASTVPHLESRIFRPLVFRDSASYQIGSEKHMDKHVNNRNMDITIQTGKSLPELQKCNKCCSDFHCPFCAPIYFKPTKLSKVQKHVKGHFNRAVQHEGYTIHRCGRPCRTQQHYHCLYCESTILRKPDFITHLGSCKYKHAKRASATDACNGTPTAEVEEFDRVIAKRMRKEATFAYQKQDDSD, via the exons atgtcctcattaaagactgttattttgaagtttatcctcgtctccgtgttcctcgttcctccctgctgtgatTATGAAGCTGCAGACTCAGAGCCTGCTGCATCCACAGTCCCGCACCTAGAGTCCCGCATTTTCAGACCCCTCGTTTTTCGAGACAGCGCCTCCTATCAAATTGGATCGGAAAAACACATGGATAAACACGTGAATAACCGAAAC atggATATAACAATTCAAACGGGGAAATCACTTCCAgaattacagaaatgtaataaatgctGCAGTGATTTTCACTGCCCGTTCTGTGCCCCGATATATTTCAAACCGACAAAGTTGTCCAAAGTTCAGAAACATGTTAAAGGACACTTCAACAGAGCAGTGCAACATGAAG GGTACACCATACATCGATGCGGTCGCCCCTGCCGAACCCAGCAACATTACCATTGCTTGTACTGCGAGTCCACAATTTTAAGGAAGCCAGATTTTATCACACATTTAGGATCCTGCAAATACAAGCATGCTAAGAGAGCAAGTGCCACTGATGCCTGTAACGGCACACCCACTGCTGAAGTTGAGGAATTTGACCGGGTGATTGCAAAAAGAATGAGAAAAGAAGCAACATTTGCCTACCagaaa CAAGATGACAGTGATTAA